GCTCGGCGGGGGGCGATGCCTATCTGGTGGTCGGCATCGTCGGCCCCAACAACGCCGGCAAATCGGCGCTGTTCAACGCCCTCGTCGGCCGCTCGCTGAGCCCGTCGCTGCCCACCGGCGGCGCCACCAGGCGGCTGGTCGGCGCCGCCCACCCGGCGCTGCTGGCGCGGCTGCGCGACGAGCCCACCCTGGCCCGTTTTCGCCTGCAACCGTTCCCGAACGACGTCGCCGACGCGCCGCTGCAGCCCACCGCGGATCCCGCCGCGCTGCTCCTCGCCACGGAGGCGGCGCTGCCCCAGGGCCTGCTGCTGATCGACACGCCGGACTTCGACAGCGTGCTCGAGGACAACCGCATCGCCAGCGAATCGCTGCTGGCCGTCGCCGATCTCGTGGTCGCGGTGGTCACCCGGCACTCCTACCAGAACCTCGCCGTCGTCCGCTTCCTCGAACGCTGGCTGCGGCACGGCCGGCCGTGGATGCTGGTGTACAACGAAGCCGGCGACGCCGCGGTCGCGGCCGCCCACGCCGCCAAGCTCGCCGCCGACGTCGGCACGCCGCCGCTCGCCGCCTTTTGGGCGCCGCACAGCCTGGCGGTGCAACGCGGCGAGGCGCCCCTGGATCCGGCGCCGCTCGCCGGACCGGAGCCGGGGCGGCCGTTGCAGGCGCTGCTGTTCGACGTCGCCGCCATCGCCGAGGTGAAGACGCGCGCCCTCGACGCCGCCCTCGCCCGCCTGCGCGACGCGGTCGGCGAGACCGCGGCCGCGCTGGACGACGACGCGCGACGCGCCGGCGCCGTGCTGCAGGCGGCCGAGGCGCGCGCCATCGAGGCGGGGATGCGGGTCGCCGCCGCCGCCATGCCGGCGCGCCCCTTCGTCGACGCCTTCCGCACCGTGCTCGACCGCCGCAGCAACCCGCTCAGCCGCAGTTGGCGCACCACCCTGCGCCACATCCGCCTCGGCCTCGAGAGCCTGCCGCGCCGCCTGCGCGGCGATCGCCCGCACCCGGAGCAGGCGGCCGGCACGCTGGTCGCGATCGAACGCGACGAGCTCGCCGCCGCCTGGCCGCTCTACTGGGAGGAGCTGGTGCGCGACCTCGGCGCCGAGGCGCGCCACCCGGCGCGGCAGACGGCGACGCCGGCGGTGCGGGCGCGCCTCGACGCCGACCTCGCGGAGGGGCGCCGTTCCGCCGCCTTCGACGAAGGCGTCGGCGCGCTGGCGATGCGCGACGCCGAGGTCGCCGAGTTCCAGCGCGCCTGCGAGCACCTGGTCGAGCGCGCCATCGAGGACCGCGGCTTCGAGCTCGACATCCAGGCCGCCGCCGACCTCGCCACCCTGGTGCCGATCGCGCTCGCCGCGGCGGTGATCGTCAACACCGGCGGTCTCGGCTCCGACCTCGCCGCCGTGGGCGGCGGCGCCGTCGGCACCTTCCTGTTCGAGAAGTACGCGCACGTGCTCGGCCGCGGCATCATGGCCGACGCGCGGCGGCGCTGGACGGAGGTGCGCGGCCGCCAACTGGCGCACAGCCTGGTGGATGCCGCGCTGACCACCACCGCGCCGTACGTCCGCGCCGGCATCGCCGACGACACGGCCCTGGCGGCGCGGCTGCGGGAGCTGGCGATTTGAACCGCGGCGCGCCGCGGAGCAGACAGAGACGATGACCGACCTGGGCGTGAAGCTCGAATCCCTGCGCCGCCACCTCCACGCGCAGGTGGAGGTCGTGGCAGGGCTGCGCGCGGTGCGCGATCGGCGGCCCGAGCTGGACGCTCTGCTCGCCGATCTCGATCGCCAGATCGCGCGCGTCCAGCGCGCCGCCGTGATCACGCTGGTGGGCGCCACCGGCGCCGGCAAGTCGACGCTGCTCAACGCGCTGGCGGGACGACCCATCGCGCTCGAAGGCGTCGACCGGCCGACGACCCGCCAGCCGGTGATCTACGCGCCGCTCGACGCCGACGTCGACGAGCTCGCCGCCGACGCCACGGTGGTGCGCTACGACGCCGCCGGTGGACCGTGGACGGCGCAGGTGCTGGTCGACGCGCCGGACCTGAACAGCATCGACGCCGCGCATCGCGCCACCGTCACCGCGCTCGCCGAACGCAGCGACGTCCTGGTGGTCGTCCTGCACCGCCAGTCGGTGCTCGAAGCCGCGTCGGTGTCGTTCGTCGACGCCTTCGCCGGCCGCCGCCACCTGTTGTTCGCCCTCAACCGCGCCGACGAGCTGACGCCCGAGGCGCGCGACGCCCTGCTCGCCCAGGTGCGGCGGCTCGCCGCCGACCGCTGGCACGCCGCCGCCGCGCCGGTGCTGGCGCTCAGCGCCCGCGCGGCGCAGACGCAGCCGCGCGCCGAGGGCTGGGCCGCGTTCTGCGACGCGCTGCGGGAGCTGGCGCGCGACCATGCCATCGGCGGCGTGCGCCGGCTCAACGCCCTCGGCACGGCGGCGCGGCTCGGCGGCCTGTTCGCCGCCGCCGCCGCCGACGCCGCCGCGGATCTGGCCGCGCTGCCGGTCGACGCCGCCGCCGGGCTCGACGCCCTCGGCGAGCGCTGCGCCGCCGACGTCGCCGAGCGCCTGGCGCTGCGCCGCGCCGATCTCCGCCTGCTGCTGTGGGGCGAAGCGGCGCGGCGCTGGGACGGACCCGGCGGCTGGGCCCTGCGCAGCGGCGGCCTCAGCGGGTTGGGACTGGGCGCCGGCGCGGCGATCGCGGCGCGCCATCCGCTGCTCGCCGCCGGCACCGCCGCCGGCGCGCTGGCCGCGGATCAGGTGCAGCGCGTGCTGCGCGAGCAACGCGTCGGCGACGCGGCGGCGCTGCTGCCGAGCGAGGGCGAATTCACGGCCTGGTTCACCGCGGCGTTGTCGCCGGCGCGGGTGCGGGTCGCCCGCCTCGCCGGCGCGCCCGACGCGCTCGGCCTGCCCAGCCCCGACGCCGCGCGCGCCGTCGCCGGCAGCGCCGTCGAAGACGCCTGGGCGCGCCTCGTCCAGCGCGAGCTGCCCGCCGCCGCGGAGCGCAGCGCGCTGCGCTACCTGCGTTGGCTGCTCGACCTGCCGGTGTACGCGCTCGGCGTCTGGGTGCTCTTCCAGGTGGCGCGGGGATTCATCGACGGCGCCTATGTCGGCTTCGATTTTCTCGTCAACGCGGCGCTGCTCCTCGCCGCGTACCTGTTCGCCGTCCGCTTCGCCGTCCGGCGCGGCCTCGCCTGGCGCGCCCGCCGCCTGCTCGACGACGTCATCCTCCGCACCCGCCGCGCCCTCGGCACCCAGGCCGATGCCACCCGCACCGCCGTGCAGGCGGCCGTCGCGCTGCAACAGGCGACGTTGCAGGAGCTGAGCGCCCTCGATGCCAACTGGCGCGCCGCCCTGAGCGCCTGAACACCGCCCGGCCGCGCGGGAGCGCGGCCCTCCAGGTCACACGCCCGCGCTCCCGCGCGACCCTCGCAGCGCCTACCACCACTCCAGCGACGTCATCTCGCCCTGGAAGGGCCAGCGCGCTGGATGTTCGACCAACCCGTGCCGGACGGGGTTCCAGCGCACGTACCGCCATTTCTCGTCGTAGCCGGCATCCGAACGGAGCTGGGTGTCCCAGCAGTCGCGCTGCCAGAGCGGGCGGGCGACGTCAGCCCGCCATCGGCGCGTCGCCATCGCCTTCCAGAACCGCACCCAGGCCACGACCGCGACATCGTCGCGCGGCGCGCAGAACAGGTGCACGTGATCGGGCATCAGGACGTAGCGTCCGACCGCCCAGCTCGCGGCGCGACGCCACGCGTCGCACAGGATCGCCGCGGCTTCGTGATTCGCCAGGAGCGGCCGGCGACGATCCGTGCAGACCGTCACGAGCAGGATGACCGGCCTGCCAATCCGTTCAATCGGCGACGGATGCGCCGGCGTTCGCCGCGACCTCATGGTCGCCTCTGCCGCCATCCGGCCCCCGGGCGCAATCGCCGCCATGCACCGATTCACCGCCTGGAGGGCCGCGCTCCCGCGCGGCCGTGCGACGCCGGGGGATCACCACCCGCTCCCATGCCCGGCGAACAGTGACATGGCCGCGCGGGAGCGCGGCCCTCCAGGCGGTGCCTTCCCGGGGCCGGGCTGTGGTAGGAGGAGCGCATGGCTGATCTCGTCATTCGCGGCGGTACGGTCGTGGACGGCACCGGCGCGCCGCCGCGCGAAGCGGACGTCGTGATCGACGGCGACCGCATCACCGCCATCGGCCGGCACGACGGCAGCGCCGGCGAGGTGATCGACGCCAAGGGCCTGCTGGTGACCCCCGGCTTCGTCGACATCCACACCCACCTCGACGCCCAGATCACCTGGGACCCGCTCGGCGTCCCCTCGTGCCTGCACGGCGTCACGTCGGTGGTGGTCGGGAACTGCGGCGTCGGCTTCGCGCCCTGCAAGCCGAGCGACCGCGAATACCTGATGTACCTCATGGAGGGCGTCGAGGACGTGCCCGCCGCCGCGCTGCGGGCCGGCCTGCGCTGGACCTGGGAGACCTTCCCCGAGTACCTCGACGCCCTGGCGCGGCAGCCGCTCGGGCTGAACGTCGGCGCCCACATCAGCCACGCGCCGCTGCGCGTCTGGGCGATGGGCGAGCGCGGCGCCACCGACGCCGAGCCGAACGAGGCCGAGCTGGCGGCGATGCGCGAGGCGGTCGCCGAGGCGCTGCGCGCCGGCGCCCTCGGCTTCGCCACCGGGCGCACGACGATGCACCGCACCCCGTCGTGGGACCCGGTGCCCGGCACCTTCGCCAGCCGGCGCGAGCTGGCGGCCCTCGGCGGCGCCCTCGCCGAGGAGGGCCGTGGCGTCTTCGAGCTCGTGCCCTACGGCGGCGCCGGCGAGGACGCGCGCGGCGTGGCGAGCGAGTTCGAGTGGATGACGCCGCTGGGGCGCGACATCCACCGGCCGATCAGCCTGGCGCTGATCCAGAACCTCGCCTATCCCGACGGCTGGCGCGAAGCCCTCGCGCTCGCCGAGCAGGCGACGCGGCAGGGCGCCCGCATCGTGCCGCAGACGGCGGTGCGCGCGGTCGGCGTGCTGATGGGCTTCGGCATCGCCATCAATCCGCTGGCGCTCTACCCGGCGGCCGCCGAGCTGATCGGGCTCGACCGCGCGGCGGCGGTGGCGCGCCTGCGCGACCCCGCGGTGCGCGGCCAGCTCCTCGACAGCGTCCGCGAGCACAGCGGCGACATCCTCGGCGGCATGGCGCGCCTCGAGCACGTCTTCCCGCTCACCGGCGACGGCGTCCGCGGCTACGAGACGACACCCGAACGCAGCCTGGTCGCCCTGGCGCGGGCGCAGGGCGTCGCGCCGCTGGCGCTGCTGCTCGATCTCATCGTCGCCCACGAGGGCCGCAACTTCTTCCTCGTGCCGCTCTTCAATCCCGACCTCGAGGCCGCCGGCGCGATGCTGGCGCACCCGCTCACCACCATCGGCCTCGGCGACGCCGGCGCCCACACGACGCAGACCTCCGACGCCAGCTACGCGACGTTCGCCCTCGCCTACTGGGTGCGCGAGCGCCGGCTGATGCCGCTCGAGCGCATGGTGCACAAGCTGACCGCGCAGCTCGCGACGCTGTGGGGCATCGCCGACCGCGGCGTGCTGCGCCCGGGCGCCCACGCCGACCTCAACGTGATCGACTTCGACCGCCTCGACCTCCGCCTGCCCGAGGTCCGCCACGACCTCCCGGCCGGCGCCGCCGCCCTCGTCCAGGACGCCACCGGCTACGTCGCCACCATCGTCAACGGCACCGTGCTGATGCGCGACGGCCAGCACACGGGGGCGTACCCGGGGGTGGTGCTGAGAGGATGACCGGCGTTCCCGGTCACGTCGGCGCCGTCGCCCCTTCGCGATGAACCTCTGCAACCAGTGCGGCGCCTGCTGCCGCACCATCGCGCTCGATCAGTCGCCGGAGGAGGTGCGGGCGCTGGGGACGCTGACGGCGGTGCTGGGCATCCCCTCCGACCACACCTTCGCGGCCGCCCACTGGCGGCCGCTGACGCGCCGGGAGGCGCTGGCGGCGAACCCGTTCTACGTCGCGCGCCTGCCGGAGACGAAGCACTTCTACGCCTGCGACCAGCTCGCCGCCGACGGCCGCTGCCTGGCGCACGCGACGCGCCCGCTGGTCTGCCGCGGCTACCCCTGGTACGACCAGCCGGTGCGCGACATGCCGCTCCCCGATCCGCTGTGCGGCTACGTCTACGAGCAGGTCCGCGACTTCGTCATCCGGCGCGACGATCTGTGACCGCGGCGGGACACGGCGGCTCATCACCGCCGGCGCCGCGTGGTCAGTCCCGTCTGTAGATGGTGACGACGGCGGCGCCGCCCAGACCGAGGTTGTGCTGCAGGCCGACCCTGGCGCCCGGCACCTGGCGGGCCTCGGCTTCGCCGCGCAACTGCCACACCAGCTCGGCGCACTGGCCGAGGCCGGTGGCGCCGATCGGGTGTCCCTTCGAGATCAGGCCGCCGCTCGGATTGACCACCCAACGGCCGCCGTACGTGGTGGCGCCGGAGTCGATGAGCTCGGCGCCCTCGCCGGGGGCGCAGAGACCGAGCCCCTCGTAGGTGATGAGCTCGTTGGTCGAGAAGCAGTCGTGCAGCTCGATCACGTCCACGTTCTCGGGCCCGAGGCCGGACTGTTCGTAGGCGCGGCGGGCGACGGCGCGCGTCAGGTCGGCGCCGACCATCGCGATGTCGCCGTCGGAGAACGTGCTGCCGAAGTCCGTCGCCATGGCCTGGGCGGCGATCTCGACGGCGCGGCCGGCGAGCCCGTGCTCGCGCACGAAGCGCTCGCTCGCCACCACCGCGGCGGCGGCGCCGCTCGACGTCGGGCAGCTCTGCAGCAGGGTGAGCGGCGGGTACAGGGCGGGCGACGCCATCACCTCCTCGAGGCTGAACGCCTTGCGAAACTGGGCGCGCGGATTGTTCACCGAGTGCCTGTGGTTCTTCACCGCGACGCGGGCGAACGACTCGGCGCGGGTGCCGTAGCGCTGCATGTGCTCGCGGCCGGCGTTGCCGAACATCTGCGCCGTGATCAGGGCGTCGTGGCTGCCGTGGCGCGCGGTCATCGCCGCCATGTGGCGATCGAGCGGGTAGGCGCGGTCGGTGTACGGCACGTACTTGCCGCCCACCTTCTCGAAGCCGACCGCGAGCGCGCAGTCCGCCATGCCGGCGGCGACGGCGTTGCGCGCCACCAGCAGCGCCGTCGAGCCGGTGGCGCAGGCGTTGTTGACGTTCACCACCGGCACGCCGGTGTGGCCCAGCTCGTAGACGGCGCGCTGTCCGGCGGTGGTGTCGCCGAAGCAGTATCCCGCCGCGACGTGCTGGATGCGGTCATAGGTCACGCCGGCGTCGCGCAGCGCCTGCGTCCCCGCCTCGCGCACCATGTCCGGATAATCCCAGTCGGGCCGCGTCGACGGCTTCACGAAGTCGGTCATGCCGACGCCGATGACGAATACGCGCTCTGCCATGATCTGCTCTCCGCTTCAGCAGGAGTGAAGCGGAACGCGTAGCGTCGGCACGGCGGCACGGTCAAGCAGACGCGGATCAACGCCGATCCGCGCCGACGGACGCCGACGCTGCATCGCGATCAGCCGCCATCGGTGTCTTCCGTGGCCATCGGTGTCGCCGGTGTCTCAGAACCCGAACTCCACCAGGCTGGGCTGCGCCGCGGCGTAGCGCACCGCGAACTCGAGCTGGGCCGCGCTCTGGGCATGGATCTCGAACAGCGGCTCACCGCGGCTGACGATGTCGCCGACGGCGCGCAGGAGGCGGACGCCGGCGGCCGGATTGGCCGGGGCGCCGGCGCACTTGGCGACGCGGGCGATCTGCCAGCAGTCGATGTGGCGCACCCGCCCGTCGGCGGGCGCCGGCACCACCTGCTGGAAGAGCGCCGGCGGCAGCGGCGGACGCGCCCCCTGGGTGGCGACGATGCGCTCGAAGGCCTGCAGCGCGGCGCCGCCGTCGAGCGCCTGCTGGGCGGCGCGGTAGCCGGCCGTGGCCGCAACGGTGCCGGTCATCTCGAGCAGGCGGGCCGCCAGGTAGAGCGACTTCTCGCGCAGGTCGGCGGGCGCCTCTGGCTCGCGCCGCAGCACCGCCAAAACGTCGAGCGCCTCCAGGCGCGGGCCGATGCCGCGGCCGATCGGGCCGCGCGTCTCGGTGATGACCACCTCGAGGCGCAGCCCGATCGCCTCGGCGACGACGCCGAACAGCTCGCGCAGGCGCGCCGCCTCGTGCCAGCTCCGCACCTTGGCGGTCGGACCGACGGGGATGTCGATCAGCACGTGCGTCGCGCCGACCGTCTTCTTCTTCGCCAGGATGGAGGCGACCATCTGCGCCTCGGTGTCGAGCTCCATCGGCCGCTCGACGGTGATGAGGATGTCGTCGGCCGGCGCCAGCCCGAGGGCGCCGCCCCAGGCGATGCAGGCGCCGGCGCCGCGCACCACGTCGTACAGGCGCTGCGGCTCCAGCGACACCTCGGCCAGCGTCGCCATGGTGTCGGCCGTGCCGGCCGGGCTGGTGATCGCCCGCGACGAGGTCTTCGGCACCAGCAGGCCGAGCGCGGCGAGGATCGGCACCACCACCATGGTGGTGCGGTTGCCGGGCACGCCGCCGATGCAGTGCTTGTCGGCGATCGGCCCGGGCCCGAAATCGAGCGCCGTGCCGCTGCCGATCATGGCGCGCGTGTAGGCGACGATCTCCTCGCCATCGAGCTCGCGCAGGGCGCAGGCGAGAACGAACATCGACAGCTCGACCTTCGAATAGCGGCGCTCGGTGACGTCGGCGAGGATGGCGCGGAACGCCGCTTCGTCGAGACGGCGTCCCTGCAGCTTGCCGCGCACCAGGTCGACGCTGGCCGGCGCCGGCGACTGCGTCGCGTGGACGGCGGCGCCGGCCGGCAGGCCGAGGTCGCGCGCCGCGTCCTCGGAGAGGCCGATCTCGTCGGCGGCGATCATCGCGTCGCGGCAGAAGTTGAGCACGCCGACCACCTGCCGGGGCGCGACGCCCGGCGCCGGCATGGCCTCGACGACGCGGACGCGATCGAGCGGCCGGAAGCCGAGGTGCCCGGTCAGCACCGCCTGCTCGTGAATGAAGATCACGTGCTCGCTGAGCGTGTCGATGGCAAGCGGCCGGATTCGGAACATGGGGAATCGCCGTCGGCGGCGGACCACGGATTACATGGATTTCACCCGCGGGAGAAACCCGCCGCCGCGGGGAGTCGTGTTCCGCGCCCCTGCCCTCGTCCGCGCCGGCCGCCGGCCGGACGGGGCTCGGGCAGCGCGTCGCGCGCCTCAGCGCAGCGCGGCGGCGAGCAGCGGCGCGGTCGGGATGGCGTTGGTCGGATGCGGGATGGTGTCGCAGGAGACGATCCGCCGCACCCCGGCGGCGCGGATGCGGCGCAGGGCGCCGGCGGCGAAGATGGCGTGGACGACGGCGACGTCGATGCGCGCCACGCCGGCGCGGCGCAGGGCGCGGGCGGCGGCGGCGAGGGTGGCGCCGCTGCTGGCGATGTCGTCGATCACCACCGCGCGGCGGCAGGCCGGCAGCGGCGGCAGGGTGAGGCGGACGCGGCGGGCGCCGAGCCGCTCCTTCTCGCCGACCACCCAGGCGACGCCGGCGCGGCGGGCGACGGCGCGCACCCACGGCGCCGATTCGGCGTCCGGCCCGACGAGCAGCGCCCCGGGCGCCGCGGCGGCCACCCACGCGGCGAGGGCGGGCGCCGCCGGCAGCGAGCGCGCGGCGCCGGGGATCACCTCCGACAGGCGGCGGACGCGGTGCAGGTGCGCCTCGACGGTCAGCACGCGCTCGAAGAGGCCGCCGAGCAGGGCGCCGACGATGCGCTGCGACACCGGCTCGCCGGCGGCGAACACGCGATCCTGCCGCATGTACGGCAGGTAGGGCGCGACCAGCGTGAGGCGGCGGGCGCCGGCGTGGCGCAGCGCATCGGCGGCGAGGATGACCTCGACCAGCTTGGCGTTCGGGTCGTGCAGCGAGCGCACGAGCACCGCATCGGCGCCGCGGCGATGGGCGACGCGCACCAGGCTCTCGCCGTCCGGGAAGTGGCTGAGCGCCACCGGCCGCAGCGGCCGGCGCAGCCGCGCCGCCAGGTGGCGCGCCAGGGCGAGCGAATCGGCGAACGCGTGGATCATCCCTCGCCCCTCCTGCGCACGCGGCAATCTCTGGCGCATTTCTTGACGCGGCGAAAGCCACACGCAATGGAGTCGCGATGCGCCGTGCCCTCGCTGCCGTCATGTTGCTCGCGCTGCACGCGCCCACCGCGTCGGCGCAACAGGACGTCGGCGGCCAGATCCAGCACGCGCTCCAGCTCGTGGAATCGGCGGTCGAGCAGTCGCTCGCCCGGGCGCTGCCGTTGCCGGCGCCGTCGGCCGGCGTGTCGTACTCGTTCGATGCCGCGACCGGCAATTTCCAGCGCGATCCCTCGACCTTCGGGCAGGTCTATCTCGAGCGCGCCGACCCACTCGGCCGCGGGCGGGTCAACGTCTCGCTCATGTACCAGTACGTGAACCTCGCCAAGATCGACGGCTACGACAGCGGCGACCTGCGCACCGCCGATCCGATCCCGATTCCGGACGCGCTGGCGGCGGTCGCGCTGCCGAGCCTCAGCTTCTCGGCCAACGTGCAGCAGGTGCTCCTCGCGGCGTCGTACGGCATCACCGACGCGCTCGAGGCGAGCCTGGCGGTGCCGATCGTGTACAGCCACATCGCCATCGACGCGCCGGTGAGCGGCGCCGCGGTGACGCCGGGTGGCGAGCTGGTGCTGATCGACGAGCGCGTCAGCATGGCCAGCAACGACGTCGGCGTCGGCGACGTCTTCCTGCGCGGCAAGTACCGCCTGGCGGATCTGTCCGACGTCCATCTCGCCGCCGGTCTGCTGCTGCGCCTGCCCGCGGGCGACGTCGACCAGTTGCAGGGCATCGGCTTCGTCGAGCTGACGCCCGCCTTCATCGCCTCCACCCGCGTCTTCCAGCCCGCGCCCTGGGCGCGTCTGCAGGGGCACTTCAACGGCGCCATCGCGATCGACACCGAGGACGTCGGCAACAGCGAGGCGCGTTGGGGGTTCGGCTTCGACTGGGGCGTCACCGAGTCGCTCACCGCCGGCATCGCCCTGCTGGCGCAGAACCAGTTCGCGGGCGTCGCCCCGGCGGGCACGTTCACCATCCCGCGCTGCCAGTCCGACCTCGTCACCTGCGCCACCAACCCGGCGGTGCGGATGGGCACGCAACAGCTCTACGGCCTGTCCACCACCCGGCCCGACTACTACGACTTCGCGATCGGCGGCCGCGGCGCGCTGTGGCGGGATACCATCTTCGCCTTCGCGAACGTGGCCATCCCGCTCAACGACGGCTTCGTGCGCACCGACCCGATCCCGCTGGTGGGCCTGGAAGCGACGTTCTGATCGCGGCGGCGCGCGGCCGCTACGAACGGCGGACGCCGCGCATCAGCCAGCGGCCGTCCTGGCGGACGACGATGGTGCTGAGGCGCACCTCGAGCTCGACGTCCTTGTCGCTGTTGCGGTCGCGGAAGACGTCGCGACGGGTGAAGGTGACCACGCCCTCGTCGCCGTCGAGCAGCACGTCGACGTCGCCGATCGTCACCCGCAGATCGTCGGCGGAGGCGAAGTAGCGGTCGAAGCCGGCGCGCTGCTCGTCGGTGAGGCTGACGTGCACCGCCGCCACGGCCTCGATGTCCTTCTTCTCGAGCGCCGCGCGGTAGGCCTCGAGCAGCGCCGTCACCTCCGCGCTGGCGTCGTCCGCCCACGCCACGCCGCCGCCCGGCCAGCGCCGCCACGAGGTGCGCTCGCGGCCCGGCGGCGCCTGGCTCTCCGGCGCCTCGCCGAAGGTGTCGGCGAGACGGCGGTAGCCGTCGAGCGTCTCGCGCGTGCGCTGCGCGAACAGCGTCGCCTCCTGCTCGGGCGAGAGGTGGACGCCGAGGGCGGCGATCACCGACGAGGCGAGTTGGTTCTGCAGCTCGATCAGCTCGTCGGGCGAGCCGCGGACGCTGTCGGAGGCATCGAGCAGGCCGGTCGAGATGTCGACGACGCGCACGTCGAGCAGCACCTCGCCGTTCTGCATCGCCAGCGAGCCCGAGATCATCTTCTGGATGCCGAGCGTCTCCGCCACCTCGATCTCGGTGAGGCCGCGCCGCTGGCGCAGGAAGTCGATCTTCTCGCGCGAGAAGACGCGCAGGTGGCCGACCTTGCTGAGCAGCGTGTTGAGGCCGTCGCGGGTGGTGTCCTGCATCCACGGCGGCACCTCGCCCAGCGCGCTCACGCCGGTGACGCCGACGGTGACCGTTTCGCCCTCGGCCGCCGCCGGCGCGGCCTGCGAGCGGACCGCGCTCGAGACCGCCGGCGGCGCGGCCCACCAGCCGGCGCGCTGGCCGACCACCGCGCCGGCGAGGATCAGCGCCACGGCCACCCCCGCCAGCGCCAGCGCGCGCGGCCGGCGCGCCGCCGCGGCCGGCGCCGGCCCGTCGGTCGCGGCGCCGGCGACGTCGAACGCGTACACCCGCATCTTGCCGCGGATGTTCTTCAGCGACTTGGCGCCGAGGTCGCGCACGGGCACCTTCACGCGGTTGCGGACGGCGCGGTAGACATCCTCGGAGACCGTGATGCCGCCCGGCGGCGCGATCGCCTGGATGCGGGCGGCGACGTTGACACTGTCGCCGAGGATCTCCATCCCGGAGCGGACGACGTCGCCGAGATGGATGCCGATACGGATGCGGACGCGCTCGCCGTCGGCTCCGCCGGCGGCGAGGTCGCGCTGGATCTCGATCGCCGCCTGCACGGCGTCGACGGCGCTGTCGAACAGGGCGACGAAGCAGTCGCCGACGAAGACGTCGAGCGTCCCGCCATGGCGCGGCACGACCACCGCGAAGACGTCGCGAATGCGCATCAGCGCGTCGACCGCCCGCGACTCGTCCTCGCCCATCAGCCGGCTGAAGCCGGTCATGTCGGCGAGCAGCACGCCGTGCAGTCGCCGCGAGCCGCCGGTCGGGTCCGCCATCGGCGGATGGTAGCGGGATCGCGCGCGGATTCAACGTCCGTAGCGCCGGTCGGTGGTCA
This genomic window from bacterium contains:
- a CDS encoding 50S ribosome-binding GTPase, which encodes MDRSATLRRARDLLAPRRERLPAAARAVDLLERDLLPRSAGGDAYLVVGIVGPNNAGKSALFNALVGRSLSPSLPTGGATRRLVGAAHPALLARLRDEPTLARFRLQPFPNDVADAPLQPTADPAALLLATEAALPQGLLLIDTPDFDSVLEDNRIASESLLAVADLVVAVVTRHSYQNLAVVRFLERWLRHGRPWMLVYNEAGDAAVAAAHAAKLAADVGTPPLAAFWAPHSLAVQRGEAPLDPAPLAGPEPGRPLQALLFDVAAIAEVKTRALDAALARLRDAVGETAAALDDDARRAGAVLQAAEARAIEAGMRVAAAAMPARPFVDAFRTVLDRRSNPLSRSWRTTLRHIRLGLESLPRRLRGDRPHPEQAAGTLVAIERDELAAAWPLYWEELVRDLGAEARHPARQTATPAVRARLDADLAEGRRSAAFDEGVGALAMRDAEVAEFQRACEHLVERAIEDRGFELDIQAAADLATLVPIALAAAVIVNTGGLGSDLAAVGGGAVGTFLFEKYAHVLGRGIMADARRRWTEVRGRQLAHSLVDAALTTTAPYVRAGIADDTALAARLRELAI
- a CDS encoding 50S ribosome-binding GTPase; this encodes MTDLGVKLESLRRHLHAQVEVVAGLRAVRDRRPELDALLADLDRQIARVQRAAVITLVGATGAGKSTLLNALAGRPIALEGVDRPTTRQPVIYAPLDADVDELAADATVVRYDAAGGPWTAQVLVDAPDLNSIDAAHRATVTALAERSDVLVVVLHRQSVLEAASVSFVDAFAGRRHLLFALNRADELTPEARDALLAQVRRLAADRWHAAAAPVLALSARAAQTQPRAEGWAAFCDALRELARDHAIGGVRRLNALGTAARLGGLFAAAAADAAADLAALPVDAAAGLDALGERCAADVAERLALRRADLRLLLWGEAARRWDGPGGWALRSGGLSGLGLGAGAAIAARHPLLAAGTAAGALAADQVQRVLREQRVGDAAALLPSEGEFTAWFTAALSPARVRVARLAGAPDALGLPSPDAARAVAGSAVEDAWARLVQRELPAAAERSALRYLRWLLDLPVYALGVWVLFQVARGFIDGAYVGFDFLVNAALLLAAYLFAVRFAVRRGLAWRARRLLDDVILRTRRALGTQADATRTAVQAAVALQQATLQELSALDANWRAALSA
- a CDS encoding transposase, with protein sequence MAAIAPGGRMAAEATMRSRRTPAHPSPIERIGRPVILLVTVCTDRRRPLLANHEAAAILCDAWRRAASWAVGRYVLMPDHVHLFCAPRDDVAVVAWVRFWKAMATRRWRADVARPLWQRDCWDTQLRSDAGYDEKWRYVRWNPVRHGLVEHPARWPFQGEMTSLEWW
- a CDS encoding amidohydrolase family protein, with the translated sequence MADLVIRGGTVVDGTGAPPREADVVIDGDRITAIGRHDGSAGEVIDAKGLLVTPGFVDIHTHLDAQITWDPLGVPSCLHGVTSVVVGNCGVGFAPCKPSDREYLMYLMEGVEDVPAAALRAGLRWTWETFPEYLDALARQPLGLNVGAHISHAPLRVWAMGERGATDAEPNEAELAAMREAVAEALRAGALGFATGRTTMHRTPSWDPVPGTFASRRELAALGGALAEEGRGVFELVPYGGAGEDARGVASEFEWMTPLGRDIHRPISLALIQNLAYPDGWREALALAEQATRQGARIVPQTAVRAVGVLMGFGIAINPLALYPAAAELIGLDRAAAVARLRDPAVRGQLLDSVREHSGDILGGMARLEHVFPLTGDGVRGYETTPERSLVALARAQGVAPLALLLDLIVAHEGRNFFLVPLFNPDLEAAGAMLAHPLTTIGLGDAGAHTTQTSDASYATFALAYWVRERRLMPLERMVHKLTAQLATLWGIADRGVLRPGAHADLNVIDFDRLDLRLPEVRHDLPAGAAALVQDATGYVATIVNGTVLMRDGQHTGAYPGVVLRG
- a CDS encoding YkgJ family cysteine cluster protein — encoded protein: MNLCNQCGACCRTIALDQSPEEVRALGTLTAVLGIPSDHTFAAAHWRPLTRREALAANPFYVARLPETKHFYACDQLAADGRCLAHATRPLVCRGYPWYDQPVRDMPLPDPLCGYVYEQVRDFVIRRDDL
- a CDS encoding lipid-transfer protein, encoding MAERVFVIGVGMTDFVKPSTRPDWDYPDMVREAGTQALRDAGVTYDRIQHVAAGYCFGDTTAGQRAVYELGHTGVPVVNVNNACATGSTALLVARNAVAAGMADCALAVGFEKVGGKYVPYTDRAYPLDRHMAAMTARHGSHDALITAQMFGNAGREHMQRYGTRAESFARVAVKNHRHSVNNPRAQFRKAFSLEEVMASPALYPPLTLLQSCPTSSGAAAAVVASERFVREHGLAGRAVEIAAQAMATDFGSTFSDGDIAMVGADLTRAVARRAYEQSGLGPENVDVIELHDCFSTNELITYEGLGLCAPGEGAELIDSGATTYGGRWVVNPSGGLISKGHPIGATGLGQCAELVWQLRGEAEARQVPGARVGLQHNLGLGGAAVVTIYRRD